DNA sequence from the Augochlora pura isolate Apur16 chromosome 11, APUR_v2.2.1, whole genome shotgun sequence genome:
tcactTCAAAAAACTGACACCGCAGCAATTATGAACCATAACCATGAAGTTATAAGatttgaatattgtaatacaatCTGACCACCGGTAAGCACGAAATATGAAAGTTTCAATTCATGGTAAGAAACTTTcaggaattaaattataattataatattctctattgtaatataatatataatattatataatatgttctATTGTAtcttattactaatatattttacacaaatatatattttaaacggTATAAAAGCTAGGAAATTTTACTTTGTTACCAAATcaaacattgaataaaatgtatcGTGGCGTACTTTGTGAATCGGACATATTGATTCTGTGGCGCACGCGCATAAAGTCTAAACGACGAATGTGTTGAAAATAGgattttatttccttctaTGCCTGTATTCGAGCCGTAAAGGTTTGTGTCAAATTatatcgataaatattcttgTCATCTTTATGAAACAATATGATTTTCGTAGTGATATATACTTTTAAGTATTGTAGCAATATGAAATACACAATATTGTCATACAATATGAATTTTCCATCATTTAGTGCAACTACATGTTCTAACCTCTATAAAGTTAACAGTGTTATTTTTGCAGGATGGCACCGAGGTACGAATTAGCTGTTGGTCTCAACAAAGGCCATAAGACCACCAAAATACGTGTGGCAAAAAATgaaagtgaaaagaaaaagaccGTGTGTGTCTTGCCAGCCAGATTCAAGGGGGTAAGTGTTTTAAAAGTGACTTCAATATTAACCTCctttaaagatatatttttgcCATATATCAGATTTACTTGCTTCGTAAGAGTGttgaaagtatataataattaattataatttataatttgtgttTACAATGTTCTATCTAAAGgaattacatattttcactgtaattacaatttgtttatttgttcttaTGTTTTGAGTTCTAATGTTATTctgaaaacaattatattgtaacagGGATTAATGCGTTTGCATCTACTTTACTATTTTAGAGACAAACCAAACACAGCAAGTTTGTCAGAGATTTAATTCGTGAAGTAACTGGTCATGCACCATATGAAAAGCGCGCTATGGAATTGCTGAAGGTTTCCAAAGATAAGCGTGCATTGAAATTCTTGAAGAGGAGGGTAAGCTTCaaaatacatttcaaaattaaaatttaactttGGCAAATATAAATGTGTGCAATacttcaatatatttaattttacagttGGGTACACACATCAGAGCTAAGAGGAAACGTGAAGAACTTGGAAACATCCTTGTCCAGATGAGGAAAGCAGCTGCTCATCATTAAGTAatgcataattaaatttttataataatacatattaataaaaatatatgtacaacaTATGCTATCACTTATTTCAATTAAGAATGTTCACCTTTATATACTCTGaagcattaaacaatttcaactcATATACTTGAAGAGTTTCTGGAACATTAGCTTCACCTTGACAGTATTACTGCTAATTGGAGTAAGGTTTAAATCTTAGTCAAAAAGATGTTATGAAGTATTTCATAAGATaagtgaaaaaaattaaattttcatggTGTTTGATATACgtattaaccacttcggtacggcgcgcatcggccacgaaattttgcccacagccggcactcaccattcgcatgctacttcgtgcatcgacagtgaatccgttttgctcttttacagatctttgacggGAAAAGCTTTGAAGCACTAgatatgtgtatttctggacgtaaacactgcaattgcagagataaggcaaaagttcttggcagtcgactatagtcgaccctcggccgtgtgcgttcatatcacgaccgtcgactatagtcgacactcggctgtgcgtgttcatctgtggccgtcgactatagtcgacactcgtaccgaagtggttaaatttgacataattaaaatattgaaaattacatttatgttTATTAGCCCTTCAACAGCGTTTTgacatgaaatatttatacagtgggccgcattaatattcgaacaccatcgtatttgagaaatttttactctgtatctttactgtttgtcGAGTTAATGGATTTAtaggtttttaataagtcagaacaTTTCCTTTAGATACTACtaacataagttttatttacataatttgtatagttttattgtgaATTGATATTGAATGTGcttaataaactaaattaagCACTATAAActagtgcttaattttgacgtcgcaAAAACATTCGGACATTCCATACGCTTTgtagtttaacacgttgagtgccacgcGGTTTTATAACGACTTCCCCGTCAGGTCGCGCGTGATGGTATCGTGGTACAGCAATGCGAACCGCGATACtagcaaattagaatttacttgatgcaaatgtttaaacatattaGGGCCATTGTTTCTTATCGTAGTGGAAGATATTTCTGTTTGAAAGGGAATGCTTATATGGACATTCATCCAACACTTTAGGTGCCTCGcttattttgtattgtttatCATTTATCCCGGTAGATAAGGTCACATTGAAATCGACTTCGGGTCAGGGCTCTGCTCAGGCTACGACAAAGTAATATAAACACGTTAGAAATGCCCTAGGTCAtacattttagaaatgttttatgTATACAGTAGCTCACggaagtattcgaacgcttccAATCTACAtcgttaacaaataaaatacaccCGTTGGGTTTAAGTTTTCAAAATAAGATTGTAAATAAAGATACATAAGAGTCTTGAGAATGTGTAAGtaaaattacacaaaaatcTGACAGCACATACGGGATTCACAAGGCATTGAGTATAAACATACCGTTTTCGGATgtcacaaaagtattcgaaagTACGAATAAATCTTGAATTGTTTGATGTTCATATCTGGTTTGTCCTCCTTTGGCATCAATAACGTGTCTTAGCCGGCTTTCCATACTATATACAAGTTTTTCCGTTGTCTTTTTTTCAATAGAATtccatatttctattattttggTTTTTAACACTTCCTTGGACGTTATGTCAAAATTCATAAgttttcttgcaatttcgGTCCATAAATGTTCTATAGGATTTATGTCAGGGCTTTGCGGAGGAGTTTGTAGTGTATGCGgggtattatatataatccaTTCCTTTACAATCCCAGCTGTATGTTTAGGATCATTGTCCTGTTGGAAGTAGAAATCATCCAATAGGTTCAATTTAATTGCactttgtttcaaattttgtttcaaaatattcagaTATTTGTACTTATCCATAATTCCGTCAATAAAAACAAGATTTCCCGTTCCATTCGCCGCCATACACCCCCATACCATCACTGAGCCACCTCCGTGTTTCACAGTTGGAATCATATTCTGTATTTGCAATGCTGTGTTGTACTTTCGCCACACATAATGCTGTCCATCCGAaccgaaaatattaaacttacTTTCGTCCGAGAAAATAACTTTattctaaaatgaaatatccttatcaatatacatttttgcaaacgttagtcttttctttttattaattttactgatATATGGCTTTTTTCGTGGTATTCTTCCATGGTAATCATTACTCTGCAGAACCCTACGACACAGTTCGGGATGTACATCTTTcccaaaattatttgcaacaatCCCCACAAGTTTTGGTGCAGATGTGCTTggatttttcttaatttcacgTATAATCATTTTCTCCTCTCTGGGCGTTAACTTCTTTGGACGTCCTGTACGCTTCTTGTTTGTAATATTACCTTCAGTTTTCGActtttttactatataatGTATCGTAGATTTacttcgatttaataatttggcAATTTCAAgataagatttattttcattatgcAACTTcaatattgcaaattattattaaatcaactGAGTAAATCTGGATGCGTATTAAAATGGTAGGGATAAAACGGTGCAGTATGGTAAGGTAGAAATGGTTCAATATAGTGAAGCATCACTGTAGTTACTAATTGAGAACCACTGACATTGAAAGTTCTTCAATTAAagtaatctataataatacaaagaaCATTCTTCAATGAAgagttattttgaaataatatttattaatatattattactgtcttagatttatacttttatggtcaaattatattaaatctttataattcataaatctCAGTTGGTATCGTGGAAATTTCATAGCAGCTAACCTAAacatttgtaaacaaaatgcTGAGTgagttttaaaattaaatgaatttttacagcGTTCTTAccgcaattttaaaaaatgatatgaaATAAGATACTTTacgtcgataaatattttaataaattttatttcatattattgttACGTCATAGAAATTCATGCGTGAGATTATTTATATCCTACATAACAACCATGAACAGTAAAggctttttattatattcactgaaacaaattaaacCAGCCATTAcatgtaataatgtaacaaaacatttgtttaataaaacatgtttcactcgaagtaaaaatgtattgcTTCATAAACAATATCGGGCATTGCATGTTACTGCAATTCAAACATGTTCTCCTAAAAGGATCagtgaaaataatgttaccaatctgaaaaaatttcgAGATTTATCAAAAACAGGACCGTCATTCAAGGATTTTATAATGCGTGATATCATACCTACCAATTCCATTGATGCACCAGATATTCCTTATATAAAAGATATCAGTGGCAGTAATCAGAaaggtaaataatttatattttaatgtctcCTTTATATTCTATGTAGGTTTGTGTTTGTTTCAGTGTATTTTGAAGTTTATGGTTGTCAAATGAATGTTAATGACACAGAAATTATTTGGTCTATTTTAAAATCACATGGTTATCAAAAGGTTGATGATGCGGGAGAagctaatataattttactcaTTACATGCTCTATAAGAGATAGTGCTGAACAGAAAGTATGGCACAAATTACAACACTTTAGtgatgttaaaaaaaaagtgaagtCTAAAGTAAAAGTTGGTTTACTAGGTATACCTTTAAATTCTAACACTTTTCATGTTTGTAACATGTTGTAATACATTTATTCCTATATCAGGTTGTATGGCAGAACgtttaaaagataaaatattagaaaaaagtAAGTTTGTTGACGTGATAGCTGGTCCAGACAGTTATAAGGATTTACCAAGACTTTTGAGTGTACCAGAAAACGAAACCGCTGTCAATGTTCTTTTATCATTTGATGAAACTTATGCTGACATTACACCAATAAGATTGAACAAAGAGTCCACTAGCGCCTATGtgtaatgtttcaaaatatatttaaaattgttttttatattttttgcattAGTCGAtcattagtataattattctgttcAGCTCAATAATGCGAGGCTGTGACAATATGTGCACATATTGTATTGTACCATTCACACGAGGCAGGGAAAGGTCCCGACCAGTTGACAGTATAGTTAAGGAGGTGCAGTCTTTGTCTGATGAGGGTGTAAAGGAAGTGATATTACTTGGCCAGAATGTGAATAGTTACAGAGATATGTCagaaagagaattttatatgTCTAATATTGATGAAACACATTTGGCTAAAGGTTTCAAAACtgtatacaaaaataagaaaggAGGACTAAGATTTTGTGATTTATTAGATAAGGTTTCTTGTATTAATCCAGAAATGAGGATAAGgtatttcagttttatattatttcagaaacaTTTGTTTTTCAGAGTTACATAACtaatgcaaattatttttaggtttACATCACCGCATCCTAAGGATTTTCCTGACGAGGTTCTGCAATTAATAGCAGAGAGGCCAAATATTTGTAATGAAATACACTTACCTGCACAAAGTGGTAATTCCATGGTTTTGGAAAGGATGAGAAGAGGATACACAAGAGAAGCATACTTAGATTTAGTCCATCATATACGCAGTATTATTCCTGATATACATATCTCCTCTGATTTTATTGCTGGGTTTTGTGGTGAAACCGAAGAAGAATTTCAAGATACATTATCACTAATACAATTAGTGAGATATAATAAAGCATACTTATTTGCATATAGTATGCGGGAggtgatatataattatacaaattttgctAATCAACAtgcaatgttaattattaatactagaGGTTTAATGCTTTCAGAAAACTACGGCCCATCGTCGTTATAAAGATGACGTAGAACGAGCTGTAAAAGTAGATCGCCTTGAGAGGATGCAAGCAATACATAGAAGTAtagcagaagaattaaataagtcACAGATTGGCCAGTTACAACTTGTGCTCATAGAAggagtaaataattttgatataacgTAGTAGTACtgtaacgataataatatgttGACACGTAATCTAacttcgaattttttttttttaggctAGCAGACGGTCAGATAAATTTTTTCAAGGAAGAAATGATAGGAGTGTACGAGTAGTCATTCCAGTTATGGACGTACCTATTGAAAAAGGTTCTAATATTAAACGGTCGGTGAAGAGTGGAGATTACGTTGTTGTAGAAGTTAAAAGTGCTAATTCCAATACCTTAACTGGAACACCCGTGTGTCACTCATCGATAACAGAATATTCATCGTTACATGCATTGTAAATAAGATACAACATTAGTTTTCCatcttttcaattatttaatcgtattTATCACTGCAGAATACATTTAGTTTTGAAACGGAAGAAACAAAGATCTACTTAATCGAGCGAAACTAAATTTACATATTCGTTACTAATGTGATAATATtgtgaataaaacaatcatgtACATAgcattatacatgtatataataaatagataaaacttAATCTAATTTTGTGGTACATGGCAATATGCTGATACATAACACACTTACTGTATAAGCTGCGCTAACGATACTTAGAAGAATATACAATAAGAGTAACAAAAAGATTATGTAACTAAGTTTCTTTACTATTCGGTAAAATTTTAGAGAAggtatttcgatatttttctattattacagaactttttctaatatttcgtttttttttagaaataccAAGAATgattagattttaaataaatatggaatCGGTAGAAGAAGTGTAGGAAATTTCAAAGTTGACGTGTAAttttttacagtatattatgCCTTAAAGTTcgactatatattatttacaaaatgattACGCGACAATTTGTtaatcaaaaatcattttgtacATCGTGACCTAAACAGAACGAACAACGTTCATTTATAGACAATATTTTCGTCATCGTATGCACACCTTAGCAGGTATAATAAAGTTATGTAAAGTCGTTGCGTCTTTGGAAGTGTGATTATAATGATACTTGgatcaaataataaaagtctTAAACAAGGCTCGCGGTTCCGATATTAATGACAACGTTGTCGGCACCGCGTTCGTAGACCGTGAGATCGTGGTTCCTGGGCTGTTCTAACAACGCCACTAGCTGCTCCCCGCTAGGAAATGTGTTCGTTGCGGTTGGAAGGATCACATCGCATTCCAATTGACCTGAAAGGTGGAAATGTAATCTTTTGTAAAAGTGCTGGAATCAAAATGACACGgaattaattcaaattgatGGAATTCCAGCTTCGCTGTAGTCAATAcacaatttaaacattgaagaaAAAGGTCCTCGAAGAGAttttgcgatttttaattgttaatatcaatatacTTTGAAATGTGcaattatttcacaaaatcaaaatttaatttatttattttcctatatttcaataaattattttgagaaacaATTGAAGTACTGCACTATTAgcggttaataattttctcttcttctatTATTGATTCTTTCCAATCTCTGACCTTTTGAATAGTTTCCATCGATGTACATTTGGGACGTACGAATATCACAAATATAAGGAGATATTCAAATGATTTAACTCGGCAGGAGATTATGGCTACTGGCGTAGGTATGAATGCTACTATCCTATAATTAAACAGAGTAATTCTTACCTGATAAGGAGGGTGAAGCACCTTTGCTAGAGCCGTACATGCGGGTGCTGTATCCTGAATCATTGTGTGCATCATGCAAAGGCGGCGTCGGGCTATAAACCGCATTACGGGACCTATATGGCATTCTGGCTATGCTGTCGTAATGCACGTGCTCCGATATCACTCCTTTTCCAGTAATCCCTCCGCTAAGTGCTTCCGGTTGCTCGTCCTCGTCTCCTTCGCTGCTCTCGCTATCATTACCTACGTTCGTtgcgataatattaaaaaccttCCTTCGCATTATAATACGACTACGACAAATTtgtcgtttattaatttaacatcaGCCTTTACATCACTTTTTCGAGTCGTTCgttccattttcttcttttgttattttcttcCGTTTTCTGCTTAATGCGACCCTTTTTATTAACCAAGTCTTAACTCTAATTAAACGTCTTTCCATATTCAGtatatacagtaataaaaCTGAATGACGGTCAATGTTTTCGAAAGATAAAATGGGAAAACGAAAAGAAGCTATAATCGGCGTAGAGAggtgaataatatttatgaatggCTCGAACAATTTGCAGATATACTAaccaattttagaaaatgaattGATGTTTATCGCTTTTGGTTgccattttgtaattttaaatagcagGTGATTTATGAAAACAACGTTGGCATAAGGTTTAACATCTTTTTGAAATAACTcgatattctatttaacaattatttcaaaaagaaaacgtttatctataatttttaaatgtacacACATACATGATCACTACCCTGTCAAGTTTGTCAAGTGAACATTTATCCTACTTTCGcactttaaatattgtacatgtTAAACGTGTTACAGTACTTGTGTAACATCAAACTATCTTCTCTTAATCAGAGAATTTCCAAGAGATTAATCTATGAATTAGATTcatatagttattaattttaaagcagAAGCTGCCTTCAGAGTTTAAAATTTGCTTTATAAATCGCAGCTTCAATTATCAGACTAAACAGggtaatataaatgttctcataatacaacaattacttaattatagtACCTACCagaataaatctttttttacgTATTTGATAAATCATGTTGCACGTGGATTGCCAAATGTATTCcggtattaaataattctaacacTGGATGTCCGGATAATCGAGGTACCGTATTtgatcgattatttatttattgacaaACTGATGGCAAATGTGCCATTACCTTCCCCATGCCATCCGTTTCCTACGCCACCCTGGGGCTGAAGCCTCTGATTTTGGGAGCATTGACTGTTCTCGGGGCTCGTTGGTTCGCTGCTTCCAGAACGAGCACCTCGCCAGCCATTGTGCATGCCAGGCACTTGTTGAAATCGCTTGATCATCTCGTGAACGCTACGTCGCCCGGAAGACCTCCATTCGTTCAAGTTGTCGTCGCTCTTCCGCGTTGCGCTACTTTCTTCTTGGCAGGAGTTAATCCCGTGATCCCGACTCGACGGATCCTGTTAATTGAagattttaattgttcttgAGGTCAAGCGATATCGTAACTGTACATCTGCTAGGCTACCACAATTTGTATCACTGAACACGAAACAGTCAGCTCTATTTATTAATGACATTTTGATAATAACGTTTGCAGATTCcggatagaattttaattggtgTGGCAGTAATTGGTTTATTACAACATTAACCACGTACTTTGACGAAATTGTTTAGTGATGATTTTTAAGAAAGATCTGTTAAGagtgatttttattccgtttttTCAAGTCAggataaaattctgtcttttttattatcaatatttaagcacTCAAGTAAATTTAGATGTGCaatgaatagaaattgtttgtttcttttaagaaattcttagAATTGAAAAGATTCGAATCATTATAAActgtttaaaagaaaatgattcatCAAATATTACTTCCGAGTTCGGTGAACATTGgtatacagaattatttagacTATCGTTTAGCTAAATTGTTTAGCTATATTAACAAGGGATGATCTTCAATCCGGAAATTCAAAATCTGAAACTTTGAGGTGTGTAGAGCATGTATTACATGTATCAGTATCACACAATTTTCATATCTTGTGTACATTCATTTTAAGggttagaaattaatttccaagtATTCgtcttctttattttgttgCTACAATAGAAAGAAGGTCTTAAAACAAAAGTTATTGCTTTGTCTATATAATCATGTCCATACTTTTGTATGgcatataattacaattatttgctTACAACATTTTCCAATTGTTGAAACTATTAACAAATCTTATACTACATGATAAAGTTGGGCAAAagacttttttttatcttatacaatttacgaattattgcaataaaataaaaaatattcgaatatttgaGAGTCAATTACTATTCCCGAAAGTGAATTTACGCAAGTAAAGACATTGGCtaatacgtatatgtatatatgctTCTTatcctttaaatattaataattctttaaatctctttaaatattcttcaattctttaaatttccgGATTGAGGATCATCCCTTCAAAGCTGTTTCCGTGTAACGAAGTATCCCGCAGAAAGCTAAACACGTGTAGTAATCTCAAGTTCACAAACTCGGGGTTGCAGCCTCAGCCTAATCAACACCTCTGCGGAAGACATCGTAACTAGCAAAAGAAGTTTACACACTTACACGCTGCTGATGAACCTGTTGTCTGGATCCGATCGACGGCGAGGAAGCGGCTCCGAGCGGCGAGCTGCGATCCTGCTTGATCACGCCGTCGAACGTTTCGTTCAGCCTGGGCGGCACGTCGAGCACCCTCAAGGTTGACCTCGAGATACCGGAACCCGTAGGTAGATCTCTCATGGATTTGCTAAGTCTAGGTATGGCCGGTATATCAAGATCGTCCAAGCTGCCGCGATGTATCGGTGTCTCTCCCGGAATCTCGAAGCTCCTATCATGGGGTCTGTCGTCCAGCAGATCCTCCAG
Encoded proteins:
- the LOC144476790 gene encoding CDK5RAP1-like protein, with amino-acid sequence MNSKGFLLYSLKQIKPAITCNNVTKHLFNKTCFTRSKNVLLHKQYRALHVTAIQTCSPKRISENNVTNLKKFRDLSKTGPSFKDFIMRDIIPTNSIDAPDIPYIKDISGSNQKVYFEVYGCQMNVNDTEIIWSILKSHGYQKVDDAGEANIILLITCSIRDSAEQKVWHKLQHFSDVKKKVKSKVKVGLLGCMAERLKDKILEKSKFVDVIAGPDSYKDLPRLLSVPENETAVNVLLSFDETYADITPIRLNKESTSAYVSIMRGCDNMCTYCIVPFTRGRERSRPVDSIVKEVQSLSDEGVKEVILLGQNVNSYRDMSEREFYMSNIDETHLAKGFKTVYKNKKGGLRFCDLLDKVSCINPEMRIRFTSPHPKDFPDEVLQLIAERPNICNEIHLPAQSGNSMVLERMRRGYTREAYLDLVHHIRSIIPDIHISSDFIAGFCGETEEEFQDTLSLIQLVRYNKAYLFAYSMREKTTAHRRYKDDVERAVKVDRLERMQAIHRSIAEELNKSQIGQLQLVLIEGASRRSDKFFQGRNDRSVRVVIPVMDVPIEKGSNIKRSVKSGDYVVVEVKSANSNTLTGTPVCHSSITEYSSLHAL
- the Rpl36 gene encoding ribosomal protein L36; its protein translation is MAPRYELAVGLNKGHKTTKIRVAKNESEKKKTVCVLPARFKGRQTKHSKFVRDLIREVTGHAPYEKRAMELLKVSKDKRALKFLKRRLGTHIRAKRKREELGNILVQMRKAAAHH